TGTAGATATGCGTAACGAGGCTAGGGAGCTTCGTCTCAGCGAGGGTGGTGGCGAGCAGCTCGAGAGGCGCCTGCTCGAACTGGTCTCAGCCGCCGGAGATGCTGGGATTCTGCAGAGGGATGTATGGCACTTGTTGAACATCGACAGCAGGAAGGGCAGCAGGATTATCAAGAGGCTCGAGAAGATGGGGTTGATCTCCCGCGAAACCGTGGTTCACAAGGGGAGGAGGGTATACCTCCTCAAACCCACCAGGAAGCTTCGCTTCATGCCCAAGCTTCCAGACGAACTGGATGAGATCCCCTGCTTCTACTGCCCCCTACTGACCCTCTGCGGCGACCCCTCCAAGATCCTCAGCTGCGAACGAATGGCGAAGTGGCTCCTCGACTCCAACGTACCGCCAGCCTAGCGATGAAACTATAAGGAGAGTCTCGCGCCCAGC
The DNA window shown above is from Thermofilaceae archaeon and carries:
- a CDS encoding winged helix DNA-binding protein, producing MRNEARELRLSEGGGEQLERRLLELVSAAGDAGILQRDVWHLLNIDSRKGSRIIKRLEKMGLISRETVVHKGRRVYLLKPTRKLRFMPKLPDELDEIPCFYCPLLTLCGDPSKILSCERMAKWLLDSNVPPA